A region of Kribbella sp. NBC_01245 DNA encodes the following proteins:
- a CDS encoding double zinc ribbon domain-containing protein: protein MVTLHPPQERGRSQLPAAPPFFPRASVTHTPPPLRPLPRSDAKCATCGNPLPRSDAKCATCGNPLPRSDAKCATCGNPLPRSDAKCATCGNPLPRSDARCATCGHPAHGT from the coding sequence CTGGTAACTCTCCACCCTCCCCAAGAACGCGGGCGCAGCCAACTCCCGGCTGCGCCCCCTTTCTTTCCACGCGCGAGCGTCACGCACACCCCGCCCCCACTGCGCCCCCTGCCACGGTCGGACGCAAAATGCGCCACCTGTGGAAACCCCCTGCCACGGTCGGACGCAAAATGCGCCACCTGTGGAAACCCCCTGCCACGGTCGGACGCAAAATGCGCCACCTGTGGAAACCCCCTGCCACGGTCGGACGCAAAATGCGCCACCTGTGGAAACCCCCTGCCACGGTCGGACGCAAGATGCGCCACCTGTGGACACCCAGCCCACGGCACCTAG
- a CDS encoding AMIN-like domain-containing (lipo)protein — protein MKLFHTIRKPVNRPIHRPIRTAVAVLAVAAVPAGAVAVPTLAGASTTAATSTTAAATKCPTGWGSLPESGKYRGAGVLTNVRTGRHACFDRIVFDVKGKPSWFRVHYVKNVYTVGEGRLLPLRGGAKLEIVLAVPSYDAAGRSTYNPANQKELTNVRGYRTFRQVATAGSFEGETTIGLGVRARLPFRVFTLTGPGNTGRIVVDVAHRW, from the coding sequence ATGAAGCTCTTCCACACCATCCGTAAGCCGGTCAACCGACCGATCCACCGACCGATCCGTACCGCGGTGGCCGTTCTGGCCGTTGCCGCGGTCCCGGCAGGCGCCGTCGCCGTACCGACGCTGGCCGGCGCGTCCACGACAGCTGCCACGAGCACCACGGCCGCTGCCACCAAGTGCCCCACCGGTTGGGGTTCGCTGCCCGAGTCGGGCAAGTACCGCGGCGCCGGAGTGCTCACGAACGTCCGGACCGGCAGGCATGCCTGCTTCGACCGGATCGTGTTCGACGTCAAGGGCAAGCCGTCCTGGTTCCGCGTGCACTACGTGAAGAACGTCTACACCGTCGGCGAGGGCAGACTCCTCCCGCTGCGTGGAGGCGCCAAGCTGGAGATCGTGCTCGCGGTGCCGTCGTACGACGCTGCCGGCCGCTCCACCTACAACCCGGCGAACCAGAAGGAACTGACGAACGTGCGCGGATACCGGACCTTCCGGCAAGTCGCGACCGCCGGCAGCTTCGAAGGCGAGACCACGATCGGACTCGGCGTCCGCGCCCGTCTCCCGTTCCGCGTCTTCACCCTCACCGGCCCCGGTAACACCGGCCGCATCGTGGTCGACGTAGCCCACCGCTGGTAA
- a CDS encoding aminoglycoside phosphotransferase family protein: MDADEVLQDRPDRPVVRRGGTVRHPAQPWSPSVRALLVHLHEVGFTRAPQVLPSEPDWDVLTYLEGEAGPSGWAKVVDERGLAEFARMLRDYHQAVAEWRPREELTWYDGSTGAGGEGEIVCHGDYGPWNVVWRDTTPTGLLDWEYARVAPPAQDVYYALQYVAPFRSDAECLQWLGYSAPPDRRRRTGIFLTSYGWTGPADVVDGVIAVQRETHAKVVQLAAQGHERQRTALAAGAADRVAREIAWAEQNRGLFSRE; the protein is encoded by the coding sequence ATGGACGCGGACGAAGTGCTTCAGGATCGGCCCGATCGACCGGTCGTCCGACGAGGTGGGACGGTACGTCACCCGGCCCAGCCGTGGTCGCCGTCGGTCCGCGCATTGCTCGTCCACTTGCACGAGGTCGGTTTCACCAGAGCTCCGCAGGTCCTACCGTCCGAACCCGACTGGGACGTGTTGACCTATCTCGAAGGCGAAGCGGGCCCGTCCGGCTGGGCCAAGGTCGTCGACGAGAGGGGCCTGGCCGAGTTCGCCCGGATGCTGCGCGATTACCACCAGGCCGTTGCCGAATGGCGTCCGCGCGAGGAGCTCACCTGGTACGACGGGAGTACGGGCGCCGGCGGTGAAGGCGAGATCGTCTGCCATGGGGATTACGGCCCGTGGAACGTGGTTTGGCGCGATACGACACCGACCGGGCTGCTCGATTGGGAGTACGCGCGCGTGGCGCCGCCGGCGCAGGACGTCTACTACGCGCTTCAGTACGTCGCGCCCTTTCGCTCCGACGCGGAATGCTTGCAGTGGTTGGGGTATTCCGCGCCGCCCGACCGGAGGCGTCGTACCGGAATCTTCCTCACGTCGTACGGCTGGACAGGGCCGGCCGATGTCGTCGACGGGGTCATCGCCGTACAACGCGAAACGCATGCGAAGGTCGTACAACTCGCGGCGCAAGGGCATGAACGCCAGCGGACCGCGTTGGCCGCGGGCGCGGCGGACCGAGTCGCCCGCGAAATCGCCTGGGCCGAACAGAATCGCGGGTTGTTCAGTCGAGAGTGA
- a CDS encoding amino acid transporter produces the protein MTTSDELVVPATVAGPGKPSTADGGVKGWLLKHQVQPVGPETDEGHAQPQSWWKVMCLTGVDYFSTLSYLPGIAALAAGALSPLATLLIVALTLLGMLPMYRRVAKESPHGQGSIAMLENLLPFWRGKIFVLVLLGFVATSWIITITLSSADATVHMLENPLMPGALHGHEVLVTVVLLLVLGGVFLLGFSEAVSVAIPLVAAFLALNAAVVAVGMYDVVTVPGAFSGWVDALTAGREGFGGVVGPAIVAFPLLVLGMSGFETGVSMMPLVAADGKDAAERLASRIRNTKKLLTAAALIMSVYLLATSFITTVLIPAKEFEPGGAANGRAMAYLAHEYLGEVFGTAYDISSVLILWFAGASAMAGLINIVPRYLPAYGMAPEWGRAVRPVVLVYTAISVAITIAFGADVDAQAGAYATGILVMMVSGAVAVAISAAHRRQRRQTIAFTVLVLVLMYALVENIIEKPDGIAISGLFIAGIIVVSLISRVSRTTELRADRIEFDEAARRIITNSITNDGALNLIANKRQAGDAAEYTAKEAEVRAMDPVPGHADVVFLEIDVIDPSTFSDVLRVEGIDVDGHQILRAQSPAAPNAIAAILLTLRDTTGVMPHCHFEWSEGNPLSHLLRYLILGQGDTPPVVREIIRQHEPDNARRPGIHVG, from the coding sequence GTGACCACATCGGATGAACTCGTCGTTCCCGCAACCGTCGCGGGACCCGGCAAACCGTCGACCGCCGACGGTGGTGTGAAGGGCTGGCTGCTGAAGCATCAGGTGCAGCCGGTCGGGCCGGAGACGGACGAGGGCCATGCCCAGCCGCAATCGTGGTGGAAGGTGATGTGCCTGACCGGCGTCGACTATTTCTCGACGCTGTCCTACCTGCCCGGCATCGCCGCCCTCGCCGCAGGCGCCTTGTCACCGCTCGCGACGTTGCTCATCGTCGCGTTGACGCTGCTGGGCATGCTGCCGATGTACCGCCGGGTGGCCAAGGAAAGTCCGCACGGTCAGGGTTCCATCGCGATGCTGGAGAACCTGCTGCCGTTCTGGCGCGGCAAGATCTTCGTCCTGGTACTGCTCGGATTCGTGGCGACGTCGTGGATCATCACCATCACGCTGTCATCGGCCGACGCGACCGTTCACATGCTCGAAAACCCCTTGATGCCAGGGGCCTTGCACGGCCACGAAGTACTCGTCACGGTGGTGCTGCTGCTGGTTCTGGGTGGCGTGTTCCTGCTCGGCTTCAGTGAGGCCGTCAGTGTTGCGATCCCGCTCGTGGCGGCCTTCCTCGCGCTCAACGCCGCGGTCGTTGCCGTCGGCATGTACGACGTCGTCACGGTTCCTGGGGCCTTCAGCGGCTGGGTCGACGCGTTGACGGCCGGGCGCGAAGGGTTCGGTGGGGTGGTCGGACCGGCCATCGTGGCCTTCCCCTTGCTGGTGCTCGGGATGTCCGGATTCGAGACGGGCGTGAGCATGATGCCGCTCGTCGCGGCGGACGGTAAGGACGCCGCCGAGCGACTGGCCAGCCGGATCCGCAATACCAAGAAGCTCCTGACGGCTGCCGCGTTGATCATGAGCGTCTACCTACTGGCGACCAGCTTCATCACCACTGTGCTGATCCCGGCCAAAGAGTTCGAGCCGGGTGGTGCCGCAAACGGGCGCGCGATGGCTTACCTGGCGCACGAATACCTCGGCGAGGTGTTCGGTACGGCGTATGACATCAGCAGCGTGTTGATCCTTTGGTTCGCGGGCGCCTCAGCGATGGCCGGGCTGATCAACATCGTGCCGCGGTACCTGCCGGCGTACGGCATGGCGCCGGAATGGGGGCGCGCCGTGCGCCCGGTGGTGCTGGTCTACACCGCCATCAGCGTTGCGATCACCATCGCGTTCGGCGCCGATGTCGACGCGCAGGCCGGGGCGTACGCGACCGGAATCCTGGTGATGATGGTCTCCGGTGCGGTCGCGGTCGCCATTTCCGCGGCGCACCGGCGGCAGCGCCGTCAGACCATCGCCTTTACCGTCCTGGTCCTGGTGCTGATGTATGCCTTGGTCGAGAACATCATCGAAAAGCCCGACGGCATTGCCATCTCCGGTCTCTTCATCGCCGGCATCATCGTCGTCTCGCTGATCTCGCGGGTGTCGCGAACGACCGAACTACGCGCCGACCGGATCGAGTTCGACGAGGCGGCGCGGCGCATCATCACCAACTCGATCACCAACGATGGCGCGCTCAACCTGATCGCCAACAAGCGCCAGGCCGGCGATGCCGCGGAGTACACGGCCAAGGAGGCCGAGGTCCGCGCGATGGACCCGGTGCCGGGTCACGCGGACGTGGTGTTCCTCGAGATCGACGTGATCGACCCGTCCACCTTCAGCGACGTACTGCGGGTCGAGGGCATCGACGTCGACGGCCACCAGATCCTGCGCGCGCAGAGCCCGGCCGCGCCGAACGCGATCGCGGCGATCCTGCTGACCCTGCGCGACACCACCGGCGTAATGCCGCACTGCCACTTCGAATGGTCCGAGGGCAATCCGCTCAGCCATCTCCTTCGCTACCTCATCCTCGGCCAAGGCGACACCCCGCCCGTCGTCCGCGAGATCATCCGCCAGCACGAACCCGACAACGCCCGCCGCCCCGGCATCCACGTCGGCTAA
- a CDS encoding MarR family winged helix-turn-helix transcriptional regulator produces the protein MSEQRAGFRPIGYWLKRVHELIDASFDQLLKEAGVGRRHWQVLNTLAADGPQRLPELEAALKPFLSADEPSLAPVIDDLIKREWVASDDAFALTADGTSAHARLLERVTENRQQLTAGISPEEYQSVVDCLARMAGNLEGTSSSQL, from the coding sequence ATGAGTGAGCAGCGGGCGGGATTTCGGCCGATCGGCTATTGGCTGAAGCGCGTTCACGAGTTGATCGACGCCAGCTTCGACCAGCTTCTGAAGGAGGCTGGAGTCGGCCGGAGGCACTGGCAGGTTTTGAACACGCTTGCCGCCGACGGGCCCCAGCGGCTGCCCGAGCTCGAGGCCGCGCTTAAACCATTCCTCTCCGCCGACGAGCCCTCGCTCGCGCCGGTGATCGACGATCTGATCAAGCGGGAGTGGGTGGCGTCCGACGACGCGTTCGCGTTGACCGCGGACGGGACGTCGGCGCATGCCCGGCTCCTCGAGCGCGTCACGGAGAACCGGCAGCAACTGACGGCCGGGATCTCCCCCGAGGAGTACCAGTCCGTGGTCGACTGCCTGGCCCGGATGGCCGGCAACCTCGAGGGCACATCGTCTTCGCAATTGTGA
- a CDS encoding three-helix bundle dimerization domain-containing protein translates to METNEEVRAIGEVIERLGKAFPNVSPEIVTAAVRHAQKEFADMPIRDFVPLFVERSAKHRLRHLVSH, encoded by the coding sequence ATGGAGACGAACGAGGAAGTTCGGGCTATCGGCGAGGTCATCGAACGACTGGGCAAGGCGTTCCCCAACGTCTCACCCGAGATCGTCACAGCGGCTGTACGACATGCGCAGAAGGAGTTCGCCGACATGCCGATTCGCGACTTTGTCCCGCTATTCGTGGAACGCTCCGCCAAACACCGCCTACGCCATCTTGTGTCGCATTAG
- a CDS encoding SRPBCC family protein, whose product MQFTNTIRIDRQPTDVFAYLAQFENVPMWNYAISETQKISDGPVGVGSQYRQARTIPSPSEELFTVTEFEPGNRLAIRGAIGPFQGDITYLLEPDGTATTLANTMDLKATGPLRLIAPLTGSRVKSAVAANLEVLKQILERP is encoded by the coding sequence ATGCAGTTCACCAACACGATCAGGATCGACCGCCAGCCGACCGACGTGTTCGCGTACCTCGCCCAGTTCGAAAACGTGCCGATGTGGAACTACGCCATCAGCGAGACCCAGAAGATCTCGGACGGCCCCGTTGGCGTCGGCTCGCAGTACCGGCAGGCGCGGACGATCCCCTCCCCAAGTGAGGAGCTGTTCACGGTGACCGAGTTCGAGCCCGGCAACCGGCTCGCGATCCGGGGAGCCATCGGGCCGTTCCAGGGCGATATCACCTACCTGCTCGAGCCGGATGGCACCGCCACGACCCTCGCCAACACCATGGACCTCAAGGCAACCGGCCCGCTGCGCCTCATCGCGCCCTTGACGGGATCCCGGGTCAAGTCGGCGGTGGCCGCCAACCTCGAGGTACTCAAGCAAATCCTCGAACGCCCCTGA